A single window of Mycolicibacterium madagascariense DNA harbors:
- a CDS encoding thiolase family protein, with protein sequence MSNDVAIIGVGIHPFGRFDTSAVEMGAQAIRAALGDAGIAWEDVQFGFGGSYEVSNPDSVTRLVGLTGITFTNVFNACATSASAIQQTADTIRLGKYDIGVAVGLDKHPRGAFTDDPAKLALPQWYAQNGQFVTTKFFGMKANHYLHQHGISEETLARVANKNFRNGVKNPNAFRRKEISVEEIMASPVLNYPLRQYMFCAPDEGAAAVIMCRADIAHRYTDKPVFVRASEIRTRRFGAYEVHATSAPLDEDLSPTVYAARAAYEIAGIGPEDVDVAQLQDTDAGAEVIHMAETGLCAHGDQEKLIADGATEIGGSIPVNTDGGLIANGEPIGASGLRQMHELVRQLRGEAGERQVPGAPRVGLAQVYGAPGTASATLLSL encoded by the coding sequence ATGAGCAATGACGTAGCCATCATCGGCGTCGGCATCCACCCGTTCGGCCGCTTCGACACGTCGGCCGTGGAGATGGGCGCGCAGGCCATCCGCGCCGCGCTCGGCGATGCCGGAATCGCCTGGGAAGACGTGCAGTTCGGCTTCGGCGGGAGTTACGAGGTGTCCAACCCCGACTCCGTGACGCGGCTCGTCGGCCTCACCGGCATCACCTTCACCAACGTCTTCAACGCCTGCGCGACCTCGGCCAGCGCCATCCAGCAGACCGCCGACACCATCCGGCTGGGCAAGTACGACATCGGCGTCGCGGTCGGCCTGGACAAGCACCCCCGCGGTGCGTTCACCGACGACCCGGCCAAACTCGCCCTGCCGCAGTGGTATGCGCAGAACGGGCAGTTCGTCACCACCAAGTTCTTCGGCATGAAGGCCAATCACTACCTGCACCAGCACGGTATCTCCGAGGAGACCCTGGCGCGGGTGGCCAACAAGAACTTCCGCAACGGCGTGAAGAATCCCAACGCCTTTCGCCGCAAGGAGATCTCGGTCGAGGAGATCATGGCGTCCCCGGTGCTCAACTACCCGTTGCGCCAGTACATGTTCTGCGCGCCCGACGAGGGTGCGGCGGCGGTGATCATGTGCCGCGCCGACATCGCGCACCGCTACACCGACAAGCCGGTGTTCGTGCGCGCCAGCGAGATTCGCACCCGTCGCTTCGGCGCGTACGAGGTCCACGCCACGTCGGCGCCGCTCGACGAGGATCTCTCGCCGACGGTGTACGCCGCGCGCGCCGCCTACGAGATCGCCGGCATCGGACCCGAGGACGTCGACGTCGCGCAGCTGCAGGACACCGACGCCGGCGCCGAGGTCATCCACATGGCCGAGACGGGACTGTGCGCCCACGGCGACCAGGAGAAGCTGATCGCCGACGGCGCCACCGAGATCGGCGGCTCGATACCGGTCAACACCGACGGCGGCCTGATCGCCAACGGCGAACCCATCGGCGCATCGGGACTGCGACAGATGCACGAGCTGGTGCGCCAGCTGCGCGGCGAAGCCGGTGAACGCCAGGTGCCGGGTGCGCCCCGGGTCGGCCTGGCCCAGGTCTACGGCGCGCCGGGCACGGCGTCGGCCACCCTCCTGTCGCTCTGA